Proteins co-encoded in one Arachis hypogaea cultivar Tifrunner chromosome 11, arahy.Tifrunner.gnm2.J5K5, whole genome shotgun sequence genomic window:
- the LOC112722167 gene encoding stress-response A/B barrel domain-containing protein UP3 → MSNNIIEHVVLFKVKDDVAPSEVDAMVNRINSLNSLDQTLHLTMAPLLSFRSTQASLNFTHILHARYNSKHDLEEYTVHPSHVAVVKVNAPLCQDIMALDWVANENLRGESVILAPGSAVQVTFFKLKEGLEDRVDEILRAVMEIQEELKTKGAVQVTCGDNFSPGRAKGFSMALLVVFPGLKELEASDSHVDIHKNHKIKDYLECVMVVDFVVPSLTASN, encoded by the coding sequence ATGTCAAACAATATAATCGAGCATGTGGTGTTGTTCAAGGTGAAGGACGATGTTGCCCCTTCGGAGGTGGACGCCATGGTCAACCGAATCAACTCCCTGAACTCCCTCGATCAGACCCTTCACCTCACCATGGCCCCACTCCTAAGCTTCCGATCCACACAAGCTTCCTTGAACTTCACTCACATCCTCCACGCCCGCTACAACTCCAAGCACGACCTTGAGGAATACACGGTGCACCCCAGCCACGTGGCAGTCGTCAAGGTCAACGCTCCCTTGTGCCAAGACATCATGGCTCTTGATTGGGTCGCCAATGAAAACCTCCGGGGTGAATCGGTAATTCTGGCACCGGGATCGGCCGTTCAGGTCACGTTCTTCAAGTTGAAGGAGGGTTTGGAAGATCGTGTTGATGAGATTCTGAGGGCAGTAATGGAAATTCAAGAGGAGCTGAAAACCAAAGGCGCTGTTCAGGTGACTTGCGGGGACAATTTTTCTCCTGGCAGAGCCAAAGGATTCTCCATGGCTTTGCTTGTGGTTTTTCCTGGCTTGAAGGAATTGGAGGCTTCGGATTCTCATGTAGATATACACAAGAATCATAAGATTAAGGACTATCTTGAGTGCGTTATGGTCGTTGATTTTGTGGTACCTTCACTCACAGCTTCTAATTAG
- the LOC112723687 gene encoding stress-response A/B barrel domain-containing protein UP3 encodes MLGVRTHLSVPAFSSSKHLLRQHLKPHSYSSASASRPSIKMTSSSTPTQSVVEHIVLFKVKDDTKPSKVSAMVNGLSSLLSLDQVLHLTVGPVLRSRSSTLTFTHMLHSRYATKQDLDAYSAHPSHVSVVKGNVLPIIDDIMAVDWVSPALPADHLLTPPGSAIRVSFLKLKENAGDHSKDEILGVIGGMTERFKQISQLSVGENFSPARAKGYSIASLGVFPGVEELEAVVSNEDVVNAEKDKVRDHIESVVVVDYVVPPTQSASL; translated from the coding sequence ATGCTGGGTGTCAGAACTCATCTGTCAGTGCCGGCTTTCTCATCCTCCAAACACCTTCTCCGTCAGCATCTAAAACCCCACTCCTACTCATCTGCATCAGCATCTAGACCCTCAATCAAGATGACGTCATCATCAACACCAACCCAGTCAGTGGTGGAGCACATCGTGCTCTTCAAGGTCAAAGATGACACTAAGCCTTCCAAGGTCTCTGCGATGGTCAACGGTCTCAGCTCCCTCCTCTCCCTCGACCAGGTACTCCATCTCACGGTGGGCCCCGTCCTCCGCAGCCGCTCCTCCACCCTAACCTTCACTCACATGCTCCACAGCCGCTACGCCACAAAGCAGGACCTCGACGCCTACTCCGCCCACCCTAGCCACGTCAGTGTCGTCAAGGGAAATGTCCTTCCCATTATCGATGACATCATGGCCGTCGATTGGGTCTCCCCTGCCCTCCCCGCCGACCACCTACTCACCCCGCCGGGATCGGCCATCCGCGTGAGCTTCCTGAAGCTTAAGGAGAACGCCGGCGATCACTCCAAGGACGAGATCTTGGGGGTTATCGGAGGGATGACGGAGAGATTCAAGCAGATCAGTCAGCTGAGTGTCGGTGAGAATTTCTCGCCGGCGAGGGCGAAGGGTTACTCGATTGCGTCCCTGGGGGTTTTTCCGGGGGTGGAGGAACTGGAGGCGGTGGTTTCAAATGAGGATGTGGTGAATGCTGAGAAGGATAAGGTTAGGGATCACATAGAGagtgtggtggtggttgattATGTTGTTCCACCTACTCAATCTGCTAGCCTTTGA
- the LOC112723689 gene encoding mediator of RNA polymerase II transcription subunit 20a isoform X1 gives MTVKWILHWTPTQGSVVNSQILNEISQCVESFNAVKDGRWKATLTFYRPNLRDPTIPSEFPRDFLGISLLEQPNKYYFIIRGNKIILEADSTILTIMEKLQSYKSKVALNFEGVQYKMGDFQMKVVKVVPNQGESLRGILIEIEYLPISSIEKAKPIMEEFLELWREVMSKKSLPGHFSQAEPHFAEYKLPDNYTSQHTAIQYAAALAQLIASAQLRG, from the exons ATGACAGTCAAATG GATTCTTCACTGGACTCCAACCCAAGGATCCGTCGTCAATAGCCAAATCCTGAACGAGATTTCGCAGTGCGTCGAGAGCTTCAATGCCGTCAAAGACGGAAGGTGGAAGGCTACCCTCACTTTCTACAGACCCAATTTGCgag ACCCAACGATTCCCAGCGAATTCCCGCGTGATTTTCTGGGGATTTCGCTTTTGGAGCAGCCCAACAAATACTACTTCATAATTCGCGGTAACAAAATAATCCTCGAGGCTGATTCTACTATCTTGACTATAATGGAGAAATTGCAGTCTTATAAATCCAAAGTTGCTCTTAATTTCGAG GGAGTGCAGTATAAAATGGGTGACTTTCAGATGAAGGTGGTCAAAGTTGTTCCCAATCAAGGTGAAAGTCTCAGAGGAATTTTGATTGAG ATTGAGTATCTCCCTATCTCATCAATCGAAAAAGCCAAGCCAATTATGGAAGAATTTCTTGAGCTGTGGCGAGAAGTCATGTCTAAAAAATCATTACCAGGGCATTTCTCGCAAGCAGAACCACATTTTGCAGAGTATAAGCTTCCCGACAATTATACCTCACAACATACAGCTATCCAGTATGCTGCTGCGTTAGCCCAACTAATTGCATCAGCACAGTTAAGGGGCTAG
- the LOC112723688 gene encoding uncharacterized protein — protein sequence MDSNRSNNAPGRKVKFAPKAPPRRAPKKEVKAELAEDHDAEQAKDLLRRFNESAMNGRHKVEKKVSASQIAFGYGGEATSFKPYRNPSSGSDNSAFSGVREKEYKEPWDYYSNYPVTLPLRRPYSGNPELLDEEEFGEAAESRTFDENSTNPAKELGLLEENPETSVFLIQLPAALPAIKGSASSGGQDGSESSCKPQGSMKKVKPCKLNELPPGLMGKMLVYKSGAIKLKLGDTLYDVSPGSNCTFAQDVAVMNTAEKHCCAIGEISKRVTVTPDIDDMISVTRWVKPPIGKVKLNCNTSLSLAMVESKETGKLEARNTAGFGAVLRDDKGAWFKGCAGNLPPEWSVCHREIFAMWTGLRLAWDCGVRDVVCETDSREAFMAVQQHPETVQRDYDDLLMNIQEMQSRSWKVEFNLVLREANNVAHLLAEKGAEGSEDSVKYVEWLRPLNFVLDAVRRDSQAS from the exons ATGGATTCAAACCGTTCAAATAATGCCCCAGGAAGGAAG GTTAAATTCGCACCAAAAGCGCCACCTCGCCGAGCGCCAAAGAAAGAAGTTAAAGC TGAACTGGCCGAGGATCATGATGCGGAACAGGCCAAGGATTTGCTTCGGCGCTTCAAT GAAAGTGCCATGAATGGCAGGCACAAGGTTGAGAAAAAAG TGTCAGCTTCACAGATTGCCTTTGGTTATGGAGGCGAAGCAACATCCTTCAAGCCATATCGCAATCCCAGCAGTGGCAGTGACAATTCTGCATTCAGTG GTGTGAGAGAGAAAGAATACAAAGAACCATGG GACTATTACAGTAATTATCCTGTTACACTCCCATTGAGGAGGCCTTATTCAGGAAACCCAG AACTCCTTGATGAAGAGGAATTTGGGGAGGCTGCAGAATCCAGAACCTTCGATGAAAATTCAACAAATCCAGCAAAGGAGCTTGGCCTTTTG GAGGAAAACCCGGAGACAAGTGTGTTCTTGATCCAGTTACCAGCAGCTTTGCCAGCGATTAAAGGATCAGCTTCTTCTGGAGGCCAAGATGGCAGTGAGAGCTCTTGTAAACCTCAAGGATCCATGAAAAAAGTGAAGCCCTGTAAGTTGAATGAACTACCACCTGGCCTCATGGGCAAAATGCTTGTATACAAGAGTGGTGCTATCAAGCTGAAGCTTGGCGATACACTTTATGAT GTTTCCCCCGGTTCAAATTGTACATTTGCTCAAGATGTTGCTGTTATGAATACTGCTGAAAAACATTGTTGCGCAATTGGGGAGATCAGCAAGCGTGTCACTGTAACTCCAGATATAGATGACATG ATTAGTGTGACTCGTTGGGTGAAGCCTCCTATTGGTAAGGTGAAGCTGAATTGTAATACAAGTCTATCCCTGGCGATGGTGGAATCCAAGGAGACGGGGAAACTCGAGGCGAGGAACACAGCTGGTTTTGGGGCCGTTTTGAGAGATGACAAAGGAGCTTGGTTTAAAGGTTGTGCTGGAAATCTTCCTCCTGAGTGGTCGGTCTGTCACCGTGAGATCTTTGCCATGTGGACAGGTCTTCGTCTTGCTTGGGATTGTGGTGTGAGGGATGTTGTTTGTGAGACTGATTCGCGGGAGGCCTTCATGGCAGTGCAGCAGCACCCGGAGACGGTGCAAAGAGACTATGATGACTTGTTGATGAATATTCAGGAAATGCAGAGTAGAAGTTGGAAGGTAGAGTTTAATCTAGTGTTGAGGGAAGCTAACAATGTTGCTCATCTGCTGGCCGAGAAAGGAGCAGAGGGTAGTGAGGATAGTGTGAAGTACGTGGAGTGGCTGCGACCTTTGAATTTCGTTCTGGATGCTGTCCGTCGTGATTCTCAAGCCTCTTGA
- the LOC112723686 gene encoding transcription factor TT2: protein MGRSPCCSKDEDLKRGAWTAEEDKILIDYIRVHGHGRWRNLPQKAGLKRCGKSCRLRWLNYLGPDIKRGNISSDEEELIIRLHNLLGNRWSLIAGRLPGRTDNEIKNYWNTNLSKRMKDNKDHNKETTTSSSNPKHPQTEPTPFKIDLPVIRTKATKCSKPLLINNNAQQSTPIPLLLDASAAAAGSEANNNKNIVSSIASNHKELLSKNYNSNDEFLPFFSEDDDKEILSMTDLLIDDYCNLTDADGGLNDLLINSDVSDLCYEVLLSPYSDQPTTIFSDDILNQWTHSYFDDADDHINHDDDSIVDRHCHQSNDKEIE from the exons ATGGGGAGAAGCCCTTGTTGCTCAAAAGATGAGGACTTGAAAAGAGGTGCTTGGACTGCTGAAGAAGACAAAATCCTCATAGACTACATTAGGGTCCATGGCCATGGAAGATGGAGAAACCTCCCCCAAAAAGCAG GTTTAAAAAGATGTGGCAAAAGTTGTAGACTGCGATGGTTGAACTATCTAGGACCAGACATCAAAAGAGGCAATATATCCTCTGATGAAGAAGAACTCATCATCAGACTTCACAACCTCCTGGGAAATAG GTGGTCTCTAATAGCTGGGAGGCTTCCGGGGAGAACAGACAATGAGATCAAGAACTATTGGAACACCAACTTGAGTAAGAGGATGAAAGATAACAAGGATCACAACAAAGAAACAAccacctcttcttcgaatccaaAACACCCTCAAACAGAACCAACCCCTTTTAAGATTGACTTACCTGTAATCCGAACAAAGGCTACAAAGTGCTCAAAGCCATTACTTATAAATAACAATGCACAACAATCAACACCAATACCTTTGCTTCTGGATgcttctgctgctgctgctggttCTGAAGCCAACAACAATAAGAATATCGTTTCATCAATAGCAAGTAACCACAAAGAACTACTCTCAAAGAACTACAATAGTAATGATGAGTTTTTGCCCTTCTTCAGTGAAGATGATGACAAAGAAATACTCTCAATGACAGATTTGCTAATAGACGATTATTGTAATCTTACCGATGCTGATGGCGGCTTAAATGATCTTCTCATCAACTCTGATGTCTCTGATCTCTGTTATGAGGTATTATTATCGCCTTATTCGGACCAACCCACCACCATCTTCTCCGATGACATCCTCAATCAATGGACACATAGCTATTTCGATGATGCTGATGATCACATTAATCATGATGATGACTCAATCGTCGACCGTCATTGTCACCAGTCAAATGACAAGGAGATAGAATAA
- the LOC112723689 gene encoding mediator of RNA polymerase II transcription subunit 20a isoform X2 — protein MTVKWILHWTPTQGSVVNSQILNEISQCVESFNAVKDGRWKATLTFYRPNLRDPTIPSEFPRDFLGISLLEQPNKYYFIIRGNKIILEADSTILTIMEKLQSYKSKVALNFEYKMGDFQMKVVKVVPNQGESLRGILIEIEYLPISSIEKAKPIMEEFLELWREVMSKKSLPGHFSQAEPHFAEYKLPDNYTSQHTAIQYAAALAQLIASAQLRG, from the exons ATGACAGTCAAATG GATTCTTCACTGGACTCCAACCCAAGGATCCGTCGTCAATAGCCAAATCCTGAACGAGATTTCGCAGTGCGTCGAGAGCTTCAATGCCGTCAAAGACGGAAGGTGGAAGGCTACCCTCACTTTCTACAGACCCAATTTGCgag ACCCAACGATTCCCAGCGAATTCCCGCGTGATTTTCTGGGGATTTCGCTTTTGGAGCAGCCCAACAAATACTACTTCATAATTCGCGGTAACAAAATAATCCTCGAGGCTGATTCTACTATCTTGACTATAATGGAGAAATTGCAGTCTTATAAATCCAAAGTTGCTCTTAATTTCGAG TATAAAATGGGTGACTTTCAGATGAAGGTGGTCAAAGTTGTTCCCAATCAAGGTGAAAGTCTCAGAGGAATTTTGATTGAG ATTGAGTATCTCCCTATCTCATCAATCGAAAAAGCCAAGCCAATTATGGAAGAATTTCTTGAGCTGTGGCGAGAAGTCATGTCTAAAAAATCATTACCAGGGCATTTCTCGCAAGCAGAACCACATTTTGCAGAGTATAAGCTTCCCGACAATTATACCTCACAACATACAGCTATCCAGTATGCTGCTGCGTTAGCCCAACTAATTGCATCAGCACAGTTAAGGGGCTAG